In the genome of Nitrospira sp., the window TCGACTCCCACACCTGTTCGGTCCTGACAGCCATCCACCAGCAGTCCGGCGATATCGCCATGGGTGTGGACTCCGGCGGCGCGGGTGACCAGGGATTGATGTTCGGCTACGCCACCAACGAAACCACCGAGTTGATGCCGATGCCGATCGTCCTGGCTCATCGCCTCACCAAGCGCCTCGCCGAAGTGCGCAAGAAGAAAATTCTCAACTGGGTGCGCCCGGACGGTAAGTCCCAGGTGACCGTCGAATACAAGAACGGGAAACCCGTGCGCATCGATACGATCGTCGTATCCACGCAGCATAGCCCCGACGTCACCAATAAGCAGATCGAACGCGACATCATGGAGAAGGTCATCAAGCCCGTCATGCCGAAGGGGCTCTATAACCCGACCAGCGTGAAGCACCACATCAACCCGACCGGCCGCTTCGTGGTCGGTGGTCCGATGGGTGATACCGGTCTTACCGGTCGCAAGATCATCGTCGATACCTACGGCGGCCACGGCAGCCACGGAGGCGGCGCCTTCTCCGGCAAGGATCCGACAAAGGTGGACCGCTCGGCCTCGTACATGGCCCGCTACATCGCCAAGAACATCGTCGCCGCCGGGCTCGCCGACAAGTGCGAAGTCCAGCTCGCCTATGCGATCGGCGTAGCCGATCCGGTTTCAGTGCTGGTCGATACCAAAGGCACTGAGAAAATGGCCGTCGAGAGCCTCGATAAACTCGTGCGCAAGCACTTCCCGTTGACCCCGCGCGGCATCATCGATCATCTCAAGCTCCGCCGGCCGATCTTCCGCAAGACCGCGGCCTATGGGCACTTCGGCAGAAACGAACCGGAGTTCACGTGGGAAAAGATCGACAAAGCCAAGGCCTTGCGCCGGGACGCAGGCCTTTAAATTGAGATAGTCCCTGACCGATACGGTAAGAGGGGGCAGGCACGTAACACCTGCCCCCTCTTTTTCTGACGTTTCTTTACCAATGACGCATCTCACTCATCACGCAGGAGGGTTCTGTGGATTACGATGTGAAAGACATTAAGCTGGCAGACGCGGGTAAGTTAAAGATCGAATGGGCCGAAGCCACCATGCCGGTGCTGCGACTCATCCGGAAACGGTTCAAACGGCAACAGCCGCTCAAGGGCGTACGGGTCACCGCCTGTCTCCACGTCACCACAGAAACGGCCAACCTGGCGATCACGCTGAAAGCCGGCGGAGCCGATGTGCGCCTCTGCGCCTCGAACCCCCTCAGCACCCAGGACGACGTCGCCGCCGCCCTGGTTCAGCATGAAGGGATTCCCACCTTCGCCATCAAGGGCGAGGACAACGCCACCTACTATCGCCATATCGAATCAGCCATTGCCCATCGCCCCCATCTCTCGATGGACGACGGCGCCGACGTGGTGTCGCATCTGCACTCGAAGCGGAAAGATCTCCTCCGCAACGTGATCGGGGGAACGGAAGAAACCACGACGGGCGTCATTCGCCTGCGCAGCATGGCCGAGAAAAAAGTCCTCAAGTTCCCGGTCATCTCCGTCAACGATGCCGACACCAAGCACATGTTCGACAATCGATACGGCACCGGTCAGTCCACCATGGACGGCATTATTCGGGCGACGAACCGCTTGGTCTGCGGCTCCGTCTTCGTCGTGGCCGGATATGGCTGGTGCGGACGCGGGATCGCCATGCGCGCCAAGGGTATGGGCGCAGATGTCGTCGTCACCGAGATCGATCCATTGAAAGCGCTCGAAGCCGTGATGGATGGCTATCGCGTCATGCCGATGGAGGAAGCCGCCCCGATCGGCGATTTCTTTGTGACCGTAACCGGCAACTTGAAAGTCATTCGCGGCGAGCATTTCGCAAAGATGAAGGATGGCGCCATCGTCTGCAACAGCGGCCACTTCAACGTGGAGTTGGATATTCCGGCCTTGGAGAAACTGGCCAAGAAGCGGAAAGTCGTCCGCGACGGCGTCGAACAGTTCACCTACAAAAACGGCAACCGCGTGAGTCTCCTCGGCGAAGGCCGCCTGGTCAATCTCGCGACCGCCGAAGGCCATCCTTCCAGCGTCATGGACATGAGCTTCGCCAACCAGGCGCTCGCTGCCGAATACATCGTGAAGAACTACAAGATGCTCGAGAAGAAGGTGTACCCGGTCCCTGCCGTCATCGACAAAGAAATCTCGCGCCTCAAGCTCGCCGGCATGGGCGTGGACATCGACAAGTTGACGAAGGAACAAGAGAAGTATCTGGCATCGTGGGAGATGGGAACATAAGACCGTCTCAGACACGCGCGAGTAAATGAAAAGGCCGCCTCAAATGAGGCGGCCTTTCTTTTCTTCAGACCACACGGACAAACCTTTCGATCAACTCCCGCGGACTAAAACTCAGCGGAGCGCCGAAGGCTCATGACTCTACGCGCTGCCATTGGAATTCTCACAACCTCGAGCTAAATCATATTCAAACCCAGTATGATAGAGTGTCAGCAGAAGCTGAGGTCCTACCGATCGGAGTCTCTTATGAGACCGACGAACGTCACTCCTCTCGACCTCTCCAATTACAGCATTTCCCCCACACAAGGGTTTCTTCCGCCAGATCCGCTTGAACAGCTGCCGGATTCGCCGATGCTCAATCATCTTGGGCAGGAATTGCCGAAGTTGCTCAGCGCACGGATGATCCGACAATTCATCGACGGGCAGCGACAACTCCTTCCGGCTATCCCTGCAACGTGGCGGGATCAGGACTATCGGACTGCGATGCGGATTCTCTCGTTCGCCGGTCATGCCTATGTGTGGGAAGTGCCTGACCAGCCGGCTGCGACGCTGCCGTCACAACTTGCACAACCCTGGCACGACGTCGCGCTGAAGCTGGGCCGACCCCCGGTGCTCTCCTACTCGTCT includes:
- the ahcY gene encoding adenosylhomocysteinase, translating into MDYDVKDIKLADAGKLKIEWAEATMPVLRLIRKRFKRQQPLKGVRVTACLHVTTETANLAITLKAGGADVRLCASNPLSTQDDVAAALVQHEGIPTFAIKGEDNATYYRHIESAIAHRPHLSMDDGADVVSHLHSKRKDLLRNVIGGTEETTTGVIRLRSMAEKKVLKFPVISVNDADTKHMFDNRYGTGQSTMDGIIRATNRLVCGSVFVVAGYGWCGRGIAMRAKGMGADVVVTEIDPLKALEAVMDGYRVMPMEEAAPIGDFFVTVTGNLKVIRGEHFAKMKDGAIVCNSGHFNVELDIPALEKLAKKRKVVRDGVEQFTYKNGNRVSLLGEGRLVNLATAEGHPSSVMDMSFANQALAAEYIVKNYKMLEKKVYPVPAVIDKEISRLKLAGMGVDIDKLTKEQEKYLASWEMGT
- the metK gene encoding methionine adenosyltransferase produces the protein MRNNYLFTSESVTEGHPDKIADQISDGILDAILAQDKYSRVACETILTTGIAFVAGEISTKAYVEIPDIIREVIRDVGYNDASWGFDSHTCSVLTAIHQQSGDIAMGVDSGGAGDQGLMFGYATNETTELMPMPIVLAHRLTKRLAEVRKKKILNWVRPDGKSQVTVEYKNGKPVRIDTIVVSTQHSPDVTNKQIERDIMEKVIKPVMPKGLYNPTSVKHHINPTGRFVVGGPMGDTGLTGRKIIVDTYGGHGSHGGGAFSGKDPTKVDRSASYMARYIAKNIVAAGLADKCEVQLAYAIGVADPVSVLVDTKGTEKMAVESLDKLVRKHFPLTPRGIIDHLKLRRPIFRKTAAYGHFGRNEPEFTWEKIDKAKALRRDAGL